One Pseudomonas rhizophila DNA window includes the following coding sequences:
- the nrdD gene encoding anaerobic ribonucleoside-triphosphate reductase, with translation MNASQSLPQAQRQRCEVWTRVMGYHRPVAAFNPGKQSEHRERVHFTESAAGRP, from the coding sequence ATGAACGCATCACAATCTCTTCCGCAGGCACAGCGTCAACGTTGCGAAGTCTGGACCCGCGTGATGGGTTATCACCGTCCGGTGGCGGCCTTCAACCCCGGCAAACAGTCCGAGCATCGCGAACGGGTTCACTTCACTGAAAGCGCGGCCGGGCGTCCATGA
- a CDS encoding ribonucleoside triphosphate reductase, translating into MQSTLISVGCNRLHKRDGSVVAFDADKIRQALIAAGKATGEYAEGEAEGLLEAVLTRLEGQTRLSVEQIQDRVERVLMDAGFFLAMRAYIVYREQHGRLRRDRRTLVEVATSMNEYLDREDWRVQANANQGYSLGGLILNVSGKVTANYWLDEVYSQAIGQAHREADLHIHDLDMLAGYCAGWSLRTLLHEGLNGVPGRVEAGPPKHLSSALGQMVNFLGTLQNEWAGAQAFSSFDTYLAPYVRKDRLSYDEVRQSLQEFIYNLNVPSRWGTQTPFTNLTFDWVCPEDLREQIPVIGGEEMPFAYGDLQVEMELINRAYIEVMQAGDAKGRVFTFPIPTYNITHDFPWDSENADRLFEMTARYGLPYFQNFLNSDMQPNQVRSMCCRLQLDVRELLKRGGGLFGSAEQTGSLGVVTINCARLGYLYKGDTSALLQRIDTLMELAKESLEVKRKVIQHHMDAGLYPYTKRYLGTLRNHFSTIGVNGLHEMLRNFTDDQQGLHTEQGRAFALKLLDHVRATLLRFQEETGHLYNLEATPAEGTTYRFAKEDLKRYPDILQAGSPIAPYYTNSSQLPVGFTDDPFEALELQDELQCKYTGGTVLHLYMAEQISSTQACKQLVRKALGRFRLPYLTITPTFSICPVHGYLAGEHEFCPKCDEALLLQQQLAGSVH; encoded by the coding sequence ATGCAGAGCACGTTGATCTCAGTAGGCTGTAACCGCTTGCACAAGCGCGATGGCAGTGTGGTTGCCTTCGACGCGGACAAGATCCGCCAGGCGCTGATCGCCGCCGGCAAGGCCACCGGCGAATACGCTGAGGGGGAGGCTGAAGGGTTGCTGGAAGCGGTGCTGACGCGATTGGAAGGACAGACGCGCTTGAGCGTCGAGCAGATCCAGGACCGTGTCGAGCGAGTACTGATGGACGCCGGTTTCTTTCTGGCCATGCGTGCCTATATCGTCTACCGCGAGCAACATGGACGCCTGCGCCGGGATCGTCGCACCCTGGTGGAAGTCGCCACCTCGATGAACGAATACCTGGACCGCGAAGACTGGCGCGTGCAGGCCAATGCCAACCAGGGTTACTCCCTCGGTGGGCTGATCCTCAACGTATCGGGCAAGGTCACCGCCAACTATTGGCTCGACGAGGTCTACAGCCAGGCCATCGGCCAAGCGCACCGCGAGGCCGACCTGCATATCCACGACCTGGACATGCTCGCCGGTTACTGCGCCGGCTGGTCGCTGCGCACGCTGCTGCACGAAGGCCTCAATGGGGTGCCGGGACGGGTTGAGGCCGGGCCGCCCAAACATTTGAGCAGCGCCTTGGGGCAGATGGTGAATTTCCTCGGCACGCTGCAAAACGAATGGGCCGGTGCCCAGGCGTTCAGCTCGTTCGACACCTACCTGGCGCCGTATGTGCGCAAGGACAGACTCAGCTATGACGAGGTCCGCCAGTCGTTGCAGGAGTTCATCTACAACCTCAACGTCCCGTCACGCTGGGGTACGCAAACACCTTTTACCAACCTTACGTTCGACTGGGTCTGCCCGGAGGATCTGCGCGAACAGATTCCGGTGATCGGTGGCGAGGAGATGCCGTTCGCCTACGGTGATCTGCAAGTGGAAATGGAATTGATCAATCGCGCCTACATCGAGGTGATGCAGGCCGGTGATGCAAAGGGCCGGGTGTTCACTTTCCCGATCCCGACCTACAACATCACCCATGACTTCCCATGGGACAGCGAGAACGCCGACCGCTTGTTCGAGATGACCGCCCGCTACGGTCTGCCGTATTTCCAGAACTTCCTCAACTCGGACATGCAACCCAACCAGGTGCGCTCGATGTGCTGCCGCCTGCAACTGGATGTGCGCGAGTTGCTCAAGCGCGGAGGAGGCCTGTTCGGCTCGGCGGAACAGACCGGCTCACTAGGTGTGGTGACGATCAACTGCGCACGCCTGGGCTACCTGTACAAAGGCGATACCAGCGCATTGCTGCAACGCATCGATACGCTGATGGAACTGGCGAAGGAGAGCCTGGAGGTCAAGCGCAAGGTCATCCAGCACCACATGGACGCCGGGCTGTACCCGTACACCAAGCGCTACCTGGGCACCCTGCGTAATCACTTCTCCACCATCGGCGTGAACGGCCTGCACGAAATGCTGCGCAATTTCACCGATGACCAGCAAGGCCTGCATACCGAGCAAGGCCGGGCATTCGCCCTGAAACTGCTGGATCACGTGCGCGCCACGCTGCTGCGCTTTCAGGAAGAAACCGGCCACCTCTACAACCTGGAAGCCACCCCTGCCGAGGGCACCACCTACCGTTTCGCCAAGGAAGACCTCAAGCGTTACCCCGATATCTTGCAGGCCGGCAGCCCGATCGCCCCGTATTACACCAACTCGTCGCAGTTGCCGGTGGGCTTCACCGACGATCCGTTCGAAGCCTTGGAGCTGCAAGACGAACTGCAATGCAAATACACCGGCGGCACCGTGCTGCACCTGTACATGGCCGAGCAGATTTCCTCCACACAGGCCTGCAAGCAGCTGGTGCGCAAGGCCCTGGGACGCTTCCGGCTGCCGTACCTGACCATCACGCCGACGTTTTCCATCTGCCCGGTCCACGGCTACCTGGCCGGCGAACATGAGTTTTGCCCCAAATGCGACGAGGCCTTGCTGTTGCAACAGCAGTTGGCAGGCAGCGTTCACTGA
- a CDS encoding peptidylprolyl isomerase codes for MASGCGCGGGNGGSGGCGSSAKAAPVTPPLSDIEPAGAVQFEPAQAGPVAGEEAPAQLIASSEQEWPIISVNGVSITPQAMAQELQYHPAESREDAVYQAARALVIRELLQQRIAELGLALQVGAGENEEEAATRLLLEREVQVPQCDEATCLRYYESNRARFHSAPLLAVRHILLECAPDDAEARDQAHGQAETLLQRLDEFPGSFAELALNHSACPSKAQGGSLGQISKGQTVPELERQLFALPAGLVGKPLESRYGWHVISIDQRVEGQPLPYEAVATAIRTQLQQGVWQKALVQYLQTLIGAADIRGIHLQGADSPLVQ; via the coding sequence ATGGCTAGTGGATGCGGATGTGGCGGCGGTAACGGGGGCAGCGGCGGCTGCGGTTCTTCAGCGAAAGCAGCGCCAGTGACCCCGCCGCTCAGCGATATCGAGCCGGCGGGCGCGGTGCAGTTCGAACCGGCCCAGGCCGGGCCGGTGGCCGGTGAGGAAGCCCCGGCACAATTGATTGCCAGCAGTGAGCAGGAGTGGCCGATCATCAGCGTCAACGGGGTGTCGATCACACCCCAGGCGATGGCCCAGGAGCTGCAGTATCACCCGGCTGAGAGCCGCGAGGATGCGGTCTACCAGGCGGCCCGGGCGTTGGTGATCCGGGAGTTGCTTCAGCAACGCATCGCCGAGCTGGGGCTGGCGTTGCAGGTGGGCGCCGGTGAAAACGAAGAGGAGGCGGCCACGCGGCTGTTGCTCGAGCGTGAGGTGCAGGTGCCGCAATGTGATGAGGCGACCTGCCTGCGCTACTACGAAAGCAATCGGGCGCGCTTTCACAGCGCCCCCTTGCTGGCGGTGCGGCACATTCTGCTCGAATGCGCACCGGACGACGCCGAAGCGCGCGACCAGGCTCACGGCCAGGCCGAAACCCTGCTGCAACGCCTGGACGAGTTCCCCGGTAGCTTTGCCGAACTGGCGTTGAACCACTCAGCCTGCCCGTCCAAGGCTCAGGGCGGCTCGCTGGGGCAGATCAGTAAGGGCCAGACCGTGCCCGAACTGGAGCGCCAGTTGTTTGCCTTGCCGGCGGGCCTGGTGGGCAAACCGCTGGAAAGCCGCTACGGCTGGCATGTGATCAGCATCGATCAGCGTGTCGAAGGCCAACCGTTGCCTTATGAGGCGGTGGCGACGGCGATTCGCACCCAGCTGCAACAAGGCGTGTGGCAGAAGGCGCTGGTGCAGTACCTGCAAACCCTGATCGGTGCGGCGGACATTCGCGGCATTCATCTTCAGGGCGCCGACTCGCCGCTGGTGCAGTGA
- the moaA gene encoding GTP 3',8-cyclase MoaA yields MNAVLQDGFGRQIDYLRMSVTDRCDFRCVYCMAKNMTFLPRQQVLTLEELHRLARLFVGLGVKKIRLTGGEPLIRPGIVGLCRDIAALPGLRELVMTSNGSQLGRLARPLVDAGVKRMNISLDSLDGERFRAITRNGDLDQVLAGIEAAKGAGFERIKLNCVVMKGRNFDEVPALVQYAIEQRIDISFIEEMPLGEVGRARGESFCSSDEVRAVIANHHRLLDSTENSGGPARYVRLEQHAQTRIGFISPNTHNFCASCNRVRMTVEGRLLLCLGQEDSLDLRSLLRRYPLDDQPLIQAVQQALRGKPLRHDFNPGGEVQIVRFMNMSGG; encoded by the coding sequence ATGAACGCCGTGTTGCAGGACGGATTTGGGCGCCAGATCGACTATCTGCGGATGTCGGTGACCGATCGTTGTGATTTTCGCTGCGTGTATTGCATGGCGAAAAACATGACCTTCCTGCCGCGCCAGCAGGTGTTGACCCTGGAGGAACTGCACCGATTGGCGCGGTTGTTCGTGGGGCTGGGGGTCAAGAAAATCCGCCTGACCGGTGGCGAACCGCTGATCCGTCCGGGCATCGTCGGGTTGTGTCGCGACATCGCGGCATTGCCCGGCCTGCGGGAACTGGTGATGACCAGCAACGGTTCGCAGCTGGGACGACTGGCCCGGCCGCTGGTCGATGCCGGGGTCAAGCGCATGAACATCAGCCTGGACAGCCTGGATGGCGAGCGTTTTCGGGCGATCACCCGCAACGGCGATCTGGATCAGGTGCTGGCGGGCATTGAAGCGGCGAAGGGCGCAGGGTTCGAGCGGATCAAGCTCAACTGCGTGGTGATGAAAGGGCGCAACTTCGATGAAGTCCCGGCGCTGGTGCAGTACGCCATCGAGCAACGCATCGACATCAGCTTCATCGAGGAAATGCCCTTGGGTGAGGTCGGGCGTGCCCGGGGCGAGTCGTTCTGTTCCAGCGATGAGGTGCGGGCGGTCATTGCCAATCATCACCGCTTGCTCGACAGCACCGAAAACAGCGGCGGCCCGGCGCGTTATGTGCGCCTGGAGCAGCACGCGCAGACCCGGATCGGTTTCATTTCCCCCAATACCCACAACTTTTGCGCCAGTTGCAACCGGGTGCGCATGACCGTTGAAGGGCGGTTGCTGCTGTGCCTGGGACAGGAAGATTCTCTGGACCTGCGCAGTTTGTTGCGGCGCTATCCGCTGGACGATCAACCGCTGATCCAGGCGGTACAACAGGCGCTGCGCGGCAAACCCCTGCGTCACGACTTCAACCCTGGCGGGGAAGTGCAGATTGTGCGGTTCATGAACATGAGTGGTGGGTGA
- the narH gene encoding nitrate reductase subunit beta, translating into MKIRSQIGMVLNLDKCIGCHTCSITCKNVWTSREGMEYAWFNNVESKPGIGYPKEWENQDKWKGGWIRNADGSINPRIGGKFRVLANIFANPDLPSLDDYYEPFDFDYQHLHTAPLGEHQPTARPRSLVSGKRMEKIEWGPNWEEILGTEFAKRRKDKNFDQIQADIYGEYENTFMMYLPRLCEHCLNPACAASCPSGAIYKREEDGIVLIDQEKCRGWRMCISGCPYKKIYFNWKSGKSEKCIFCYPRIEAGMPTVCAETCVGRIRYLGVLLYDADRISEVASTANEHDLYEKQLEIFLDPNDPAVIRQALADGVPQSVIDSAQRSPVYKMAVDWKLALPLHPEYRTLPMVWYVPPLSPIQNAAAAGTVGMNGVIPDVDSLRIPLRYLANMLTAGDEKPVKRALKRLLAMRAYKRSEQVDGVQDLQVLADVGLSVNQVEEMYRYLAIANYEDRFVVPSAHREDAMSDAFAERSGCGFSFGSGCSGSTDTNMFGAKKANRRDVIKTVQLWEE; encoded by the coding sequence ATGAAAATTCGCTCACAAATCGGCATGGTCCTGAACCTGGACAAATGCATCGGCTGTCACACCTGCTCGATTACCTGCAAGAACGTCTGGACCAGCCGCGAAGGCATGGAATACGCCTGGTTCAACAACGTCGAATCCAAGCCTGGCATCGGTTACCCCAAAGAATGGGAAAACCAGGACAAGTGGAAGGGCGGCTGGATCCGTAACGCCGACGGTTCGATCAACCCACGCATCGGCGGCAAGTTCCGCGTGCTGGCGAACATCTTCGCCAACCCGGACTTGCCGAGCCTGGACGATTACTACGAACCGTTCGACTTCGACTACCAGCACCTGCACACCGCGCCTTTGGGCGAGCATCAGCCCACCGCACGGCCGCGCTCGCTGGTGTCCGGCAAGCGCATGGAGAAAATCGAGTGGGGCCCGAACTGGGAGGAGATCCTGGGCACCGAGTTTGCCAAGCGGCGCAAGGACAAGAACTTCGACCAGATCCAGGCCGACATCTACGGCGAGTACGAAAACACCTTCATGATGTACCTGCCGCGCCTGTGCGAGCACTGCCTGAACCCGGCGTGCGCGGCGTCCTGCCCGAGCGGGGCGATCTACAAGCGCGAGGAGGACGGCATCGTCCTGATCGACCAGGAGAAATGCCGCGGCTGGCGCATGTGCATCAGCGGCTGCCCGTACAAGAAGATCTATTTCAACTGGAAGAGCGGCAAATCGGAGAAATGCATTTTCTGCTACCCGCGCATCGAAGCCGGGATGCCGACGGTTTGCGCTGAAACCTGCGTCGGCCGCATCCGCTACCTCGGGGTGTTGCTGTACGACGCCGACCGCATCAGCGAAGTGGCGAGCACCGCCAACGAGCACGATCTGTATGAGAAGCAACTGGAGATCTTCCTCGACCCGAACGACCCGGCGGTGATTCGCCAAGCCCTGGCCGACGGTGTGCCGCAGTCGGTGATCGACTCGGCGCAACGCTCGCCGGTCTACAAAATGGCCGTGGACTGGAAACTCGCGCTGCCGTTGCACCCGGAATACCGCACCTTGCCAATGGTCTGGTACGTGCCGCCACTGTCGCCGATCCAGAACGCTGCGGCGGCCGGCACCGTGGGCATGAACGGGGTGATCCCGGACGTCGACAGCCTGCGCATTCCGCTGCGCTACCTGGCCAACATGCTCACCGCCGGCGATGAAAAACCGGTCAAGCGCGCCCTCAAGCGCCTGCTGGCGATGCGTGCCTACAAGCGTTCCGAACAGGTGGACGGCGTGCAGGACCTGCAAGTGCTGGCCGATGTCGGCCTGAGCGTGAACCAGGTGGAAGAGATGTACCGCTATCTGGCCATCGCCAACTACGAAGACCGTTTTGTCGTACCAAGCGCCCACCGCGAAGACGCCATGAGCGATGCGTTCGCCGAACGCTCCGGTTGTGGTTTCAGTTTCGGCAGCGGTTGCAGCGGCAGTACCGACACCAACATGTTCGGCGCCAAGAAGGCCAACCGCCGCGACGTCATCAAAACCGTGCAGTTGTGGGAGGAATGA
- a CDS encoding anaerobic ribonucleoside-triphosphate reductase activating protein, translating to MSRALRVGGMVPLTTLDYPGQLACVLFCQGCAWRCRYCHNPQLIPPRGSEEVDWCRVLAFLQRRQDLLDAVVFSGGEPTLQDGLAPAMEQVRQMGFRIGLHSAGIKPAAFAKVVGQADWVGFDIKALPEDALDVTRVHGSGAANWRSLDYLLASGVDYECRTTVHWHLFDPERLLTLARRLSEQGVTRFAVQLVRTARMLDPHLSSVSAQALQPELWAAMRELFPSFVLRS from the coding sequence ATGAGTCGAGCGCTACGGGTTGGGGGCATGGTGCCCCTGACCACCCTCGATTATCCGGGCCAACTGGCTTGCGTACTGTTTTGCCAGGGCTGCGCCTGGCGTTGTCGTTATTGCCACAACCCGCAACTGATCCCGCCGCGCGGCAGCGAAGAGGTGGATTGGTGTCGGGTGTTGGCATTTTTGCAACGTCGCCAGGATCTGCTTGACGCCGTGGTGTTCAGTGGTGGTGAGCCGACCCTGCAGGACGGCCTGGCGCCAGCCATGGAGCAAGTGCGGCAGATGGGTTTTCGCATCGGCCTGCACAGCGCCGGCATCAAACCGGCGGCCTTCGCCAAAGTGGTCGGGCAAGCCGACTGGGTTGGCTTCGACATCAAGGCCTTGCCCGAAGACGCCCTGGACGTGACTCGGGTTCATGGCAGCGGTGCCGCCAACTGGCGCAGCCTCGACTATCTGCTGGCCAGCGGCGTGGATTATGAATGCCGGACCACCGTGCATTGGCATTTGTTCGATCCCGAACGGTTGTTGACCCTGGCTCGCCGCCTGAGCGAGCAGGGCGTCACGCGTTTCGCTGTGCAACTGGTGCGCACGGCCCGGATGCTCGACCCCCATCTTTCCAGTGTTTCGGCACAGGCCTTGCAGCCGGAGTTGTGGGCCGCCATGCGCGAGTTGTTTCCCTCGTTCGTTTTACGCAGTTGA
- the narJ gene encoding nitrate reductase molybdenum cofactor assembly chaperone, protein MRILKVISLLLDYPTETLVAGRDELEQAIVQAREISPKQRAALFELLELICGQDLMDGQEHYGALFGRGRSLSLLLFEHVHGESRDRGQAMVDMMAQYEEAGFAIGVKELPDYIPLYLEFLSTREDIEAREGLADVAHLLALLAARLEERESAYASCFRALLQIAGAEPQVAVAELREQVKAEPRDDSLEALDRIWEEEAVDFMKAEQQDRCSSLPSAPGKARDESAVPLHWVDFQHEGRAAAPAGEVGNV, encoded by the coding sequence ATGCGCATTCTCAAGGTGATTTCGTTGCTGCTCGATTATCCGACCGAAACCCTGGTGGCCGGTCGCGACGAGCTGGAGCAGGCGATTGTGCAGGCACGGGAAATCAGCCCGAAGCAGCGCGCTGCGCTGTTCGAGTTGCTGGAACTGATCTGTGGCCAGGACCTGATGGACGGCCAGGAGCACTACGGCGCGCTGTTCGGCCGTGGGCGCTCGCTGTCGCTGCTGCTGTTCGAACACGTCCATGGCGAGTCCCGCGACCGGGGCCAGGCCATGGTGGACATGATGGCCCAGTACGAAGAGGCCGGTTTTGCCATCGGCGTGAAGGAACTGCCCGATTACATCCCGCTGTACCTGGAGTTTCTCTCCACCCGCGAAGACATCGAGGCCCGCGAAGGACTGGCCGATGTGGCGCATCTGCTGGCCTTGCTGGCGGCGCGCCTGGAAGAGCGCGAGAGCGCCTACGCCAGTTGTTTCCGGGCCTTGCTGCAAATCGCCGGGGCCGAGCCCCAGGTAGCGGTGGCCGAGTTGCGTGAGCAGGTCAAGGCCGAGCCACGCGACGACTCCCTCGAAGCCCTGGACAGGATCTGGGAAGAGGAAGCGGTGGATTTCATGAAGGCCGAGCAGCAGGACCGTTGCAGTTCGCTGCCGAGTGCGCCGGGCAAGGCCCGGGACGAAAGCGCGGTGCCGTTGCATTGGGTGGATTTTCAGCATGAAGGACGGGCCGCTGCGCCCGCCGGGGAGGTGGGCAATGTCTAA
- the narI gene encoding respiratory nitrate reductase subunit gamma, with protein sequence MSKWDLLMFGVYPYVALAICLIGSWARFDLSQYTWKAGSSQMLSNRGMRVASNLFHVGVLFVLAGHFVGLLTPAAIYHHVLSTENKQLLAMVSGGFFGVLGLIGLVMLLNRRLSDPRVRATSSMSDILVLVVLLVQLVLGLMTIVASTAHMDGSVMVMLADWAQNTVLLRPVEAAAAIAPVGLVYKLHVVLGLTLFVLFPFTRLVHIVSAPVWYLGRRYQIVRQKF encoded by the coding sequence ATGTCTAAATGGGATCTGTTGATGTTCGGGGTCTACCCCTATGTCGCCTTGGCGATTTGCCTGATCGGCAGTTGGGCGCGGTTTGACCTGTCCCAGTACACCTGGAAGGCCGGCTCCAGCCAGATGCTGAGCAACCGTGGCATGCGCGTGGCGAGCAACCTGTTCCATGTCGGTGTGTTGTTCGTCCTGGCCGGCCACTTTGTCGGCCTGCTGACGCCGGCGGCGATCTATCACCATGTGTTGAGCACTGAGAACAAACAGTTGCTGGCGATGGTGTCCGGCGGGTTCTTTGGGGTGCTGGGTCTGATCGGTCTGGTGATGCTGCTCAACCGGCGGCTGAGCGACCCGCGAGTGCGCGCCACGTCCAGCATGTCGGACATCCTGGTGTTGGTGGTGCTGCTGGTGCAACTGGTGCTGGGCTTGATGACCATTGTGGCGTCCACCGCCCATATGGACGGTTCGGTGATGGTGATGCTGGCCGACTGGGCACAGAACACTGTGCTGTTGCGTCCGGTGGAGGCGGCCGCGGCCATTGCGCCGGTGGGCTTGGTCTACAAGCTTCATGTGGTACTGGGCCTGACCCTGTTCGTGCTGTTCCCGTTTACCCGTCTCGTCCATATCGTCAGTGCGCCGGTCTGGTACCTGGGGCGTCGTTATCAAATCGTGCGGCAGAAGTTCTAA